The genome window ATCAGGTCCATCTGGCGGAAGGTGCAGTTTTCCGCGCCGTGTGCGGCCGCATTTTTCTGAGCGTCGGCGACAGCGCTTTCGACCAGCTCGATGCCGAGCACTTTGCCGCAGTGTTTGGCGGCAAACAGCGCAATGGAGCCGGTTCCGCAGAAGAGGTCATAGACGGTTTCCGAACCTTGGAAATCCGCCTGGTTGATAATTTCCTGATAAAGGACTTCGGCCTGGGCGGTGTTGGTCTGGAAAAATGAGTTGGGCGAAATCCGGTAGCTGTATTCGCCAAGCCGATCCGTGATGTATCCTGCGCCGAGCATCACATGTTCTTCTTCGTTGAACGCGACCATGTTTTTGCGCGTGCAGATTCCATTCACAAAGGTCGTCAGTTTTTCGCCGAACACGCGCTGCAGTTCCGTGCAGAGCTCTTCCATCATCGGTTTGTCGTGTGAGGATGTGATCAGATTCACCATCAGTTCCCCGGTGGCCCCGCCCTGCCGAACGACCAGATTGCGCAAAAACCCTTCATGCGTGAAGGTGGAATAGATGGAGGGCTTGCGCTCAATCATGAAACGGCGCACGGTTTCGACAGCGAGATTCATATCGTCGGAAGCGATGTCGCACTGATCAATATCGATGGCCTTGGCAAAGCAGCCGGGCGCATGGAATCCGAGCGCAAAGTCGAGCGGCTTGTCGAGGTCTTCTTCCGGCACATTCATTTCGTCGGCCGTAAGGTAACGCATATCCGTGAAATCCATGTCGATTTTATTGCGGTAGCCGAATGTGTCCTGGGCCGGAATACAGTCCGCAACCGACGGATTTTCAAAACCGCCGAGTCGTTCGAGAGCATCCACAACCTGCTTGCGTTTGACGCGCAGCTGTTCGGAATAGTCGAAGTGCTGCCATTTGCATCCGCCGCAAACCCCGAAATATTTACAGCGCGGCTCGGTGCGCCGGTCGGAAAATTTGACAACTTCCGTCAGGCGCGCCTGCAGGAAGCGTTTTTTCATCTTCGTGACTTTTGCCCGGACGGTGTCGCCGACAGCGACCGGCCCTTCTACAAAAACCTTAATACCGTCTTCGAGCTGTCCGACACAGCGATTTTTATCCGCCGTATCGAAAAGTTCCACCTCAATGATTTGTCCTTTTTTTGCCATAAGCGCGCAGTTAAACCACGTTTTTCCGATGTTTGGAAGGCCTATTGCGCCGAGTCGGGCAGATTTTCCAAGCCGTGGAAGCCGGACTCAGTTTTTCAGCACCCGCCGGGCGAGGCTCCAGGCCAGCCCGCCGCTCAGCAGGTTGCCCAGAGCAATTCCGGAAACAAGGCCGACAAAACCGAACAGATGGCTCCCGATCAGGCAGAGCGGCATCACAAAACCGAATACGCGGGCGAAGCCGATCACCATCACCGGACCGGGCCGACCGATAACATTCATCAGCTGCCCCATCCAAATGCTGAGGTGCAGCCCGGAATGACCGAGCACGGCAATCAGCAGATAGGTGGTACTCAGGCGCACAACGGTTGGATCTTTACTGAACCAGCCGGAAAAGATTCCGGCGGTCGGCAGCAGGATCAAAAAAATCGCTGCACTGTAAATCAGAGCGAA of Tichowtungia aerotolerans contains these proteins:
- the rlmD gene encoding 23S rRNA (uracil(1939)-C(5))-methyltransferase RlmD — encoded protein: MAKKGQIIEVELFDTADKNRCVGQLEDGIKVFVEGPVAVGDTVRAKVTKMKKRFLQARLTEVVKFSDRRTEPRCKYFGVCGGCKWQHFDYSEQLRVKRKQVVDALERLGGFENPSVADCIPAQDTFGYRNKIDMDFTDMRYLTADEMNVPEEDLDKPLDFALGFHAPGCFAKAIDIDQCDIASDDMNLAVETVRRFMIERKPSIYSTFTHEGFLRNLVVRQGGATGELMVNLITSSHDKPMMEELCTELQRVFGEKLTTFVNGICTRKNMVAFNEEEHVMLGAGYITDRLGEYSYRISPNSFFQTNTAQAEVLYQEIINQADFQGSETVYDLFCGTGSIALFAAKHCGKVLGIELVESAVADAQKNAAAHGAENCTFRQMDLMHFGKIRDDLESFGLPDVVITDPPRAGMHPKAVKMLRELAPPVIIYVSCGPASLGRDGQLLCEDGLYRLVSCQPVDMFPQTNHVESVARFELCS